The DNA window TGGAACTCCGGCGTAATCCAAATCCAGGGTAGTACTCCAATGGTTGCAAAAATTATCCGATAAATTAATTTCCACCGGAATAGTGAAAATACCCGGAATGCCCTCTTTTACTTTTAGGGTAAGTTTAATTTCTATTTCGGAAAGAGAATCAATTGCAAACTTGGAATCTGTGATTTCAAAATAGTTATTTGAAGAGTGGGCGATGATGTGTGACAAACTTTTATGCAAGCCACGATTGCGTATTTTTAATGAATAGGACCAGGTATTGTTGCTGATTTGTACCAACGTGGTGGTTGGAAGAACCTCCAGGTAAGCACCTGCATAGGCAGCATGTAAAAGATTCATAGGCAGTGTGCTTTCACAATTAGGTATTATGCGTGATGCTATGGGCCAGAAGCCTTCAGAAGCTAAACCAACTTCAGGAGTGAAGGAAAATATTTTAGATTTTGAAAATTGTTCGCCGTACATCCAGTCGTCTGACCCGCCATTGGCGTTGTACAAAATTTGTGGAGGACTTCCCGGAAGAAATTTATTGGATCGAACGTATTCTTGTGCGAAAGTTTCGAAATTTTCCTTGTCTTCACATATTTCTTCCGCGTATCCCCATGGATATAAAAGTAAGTTTCCGAAGGTATGATAGTTCAAAGCATTCTTGAAATTGTGGGATTTGCAAAAATTCATGATTGCTTTTATTTCCGGTTCGGAACCGGGAGAGGATCCTCTATAAATTTCTGAATTTCCTTCCGGTGAGGATCCATCATCATCAAATCCCCATTGGTAAGGATAGTTTCTGTTAAGATCGACACCCATGGTTCCATTAATATTCTTTTTCCTGTTTTTTCTCCAGTTTCCACCACCTGCCGGTCTGTTGGTTTGATTAAAAAGATAACCATCCGGATTAACTACCGGAACAAAATATAACTGGCGTTCATTAAGAAGGCATTTTATGGAATCATTGGTTTCATACGATTCCAGAATGTGGTACATAAAATAAATTAATTGCATCATGCCTATAGGTTCACGGGCATGGTGTAAGGATGTGTACAATACTTCCGGTTCGTTTTCTTCTTCATTCGGGTTGTCTGATATTTTTACATAGTATATTGGGCGGTTTTCATAACTGTTGCCGATGGATTTTTTCACAGTGACCAGGTGCGGATATACTTGCGCCATGCTGTCAAGTTGTGCATAGATTTCGTCCAGTGTGAGGTATCCACTCATCGAGCCCAATTTAAATCTTTTGGGTGCAAAGGAGGGAGTCTGGGTTTCTTTATTCTCTTTCATCAATCTGGCATAATCTGCAATTAGATTTTCTTCGTAGTGTTTTTCAACATCATTTATCAGGATGTGGGTATTTAGTAAAAAGGGTTTTATTTTTTCAAAAGCATTTTCAGGCATTTCTGAAATGAATCCATTTCCGTCCGGATAGGTAGCCTCCTGATCAAGTTCCCTGAAAATTAAATTGGAATTGTATTTAG is part of the Candidatus Vicinibacter affinis genome and encodes:
- a CDS encoding T9SS type A sorting domain-containing protein; the encoded protein is MHKFLIPILLFIASLNANGQSQNYLRVYFEINPKYNSNLIFRELDQEATYPDGNGFISEMPENAFEKIKPFLLNTHILINDVEKHYEENLIADYARLMKENKETQTPSFAPKRFKLGSMSGYLTLDEIYAQLDSMAQVYPHLVTVKKSIGNSYENRPIYYVKISDNPNEEENEPEVLYTSLHHAREPIGMMQLIYFMYHILESYETNDSIKCLLNERQLYFVPVVNPDGYLFNQTNRPAGGGNWRKNRKKNINGTMGVDLNRNYPYQWGFDDDGSSPEGNSEIYRGSSPGSEPEIKAIMNFCKSHNFKNALNYHTFGNLLLYPWGYAEEICEDKENFETFAQEYVRSNKFLPGSPPQILYNANGGSDDWMYGEQFSKSKIFSFTPEVGLASEGFWPIASRIIPNCESTLPMNLLHAAYAGAYLEVLPTTTLVQISNNTWSYSLKIRNRGLHKSLSHIIAHSSNNYFEITDSKFAIDSLSEIEIKLTLKVKEGIPGIFTIPVEINLSDNFCNHWSTTLDLDYAGVPTNTKNYSDSDIRIHSHKIVLTNPEHYHKIALYNLQGKLLKTEIPANEINIDALIPGLYFIKLESKNQLIKNYRFVLN